The nucleotide window cttcgGTATTGTCTCTATCTTTGGTTAAAATTCGattattttctttattcattCTCTGTTgagttcttagttaaattagtttagtaattttagcttaaaacctatcatgaaataaaaaacatttttaaacAAGTTGCTTTTCGAAAGAAAGAATACTTCTcccaaataaaaaaattgacTCAAAAGTACTTTTatgaaaagttaaattttagcttctcaaaaaaaaaaaagaaaaaagcttTTAAAAAGTATTGCTAGACTAAGCGATGGAGATCTCCGGTGGAAAGGGCTGGTAAGAGCTTGAAGGTGGAGAGAAATGTGGGTAATAGTATAATATATGCGTATTGTGCAGTTGATGAAGAATTTTATATGTTAATTGGGTTTATTAATTGAATGCACATTTGGTAGAAGGTTTGAGTGACTTATTGAAGTGCAAAAGAGAATTACCCTAAAATCAGTATTTATCCAACTTTACTTTTGACTTTAATGTAACAAAACtatatattataacattttataaaatataaaataaagaagtCGAAAGCCCAGGAGCAAAGTAATGTTTGAAACTTAAATCTAGGGATTGTCATGATATACATTCATAATTCTTCCTTTTCCCCATTTGAAAGCAACTATATCATGCATATAGCCCACCCGGAAGAAATCATTGTCTTTTCTAACAATCCAAACTTTTTTTCTTCAACCAAATAATAGGTTTGTAGCCCTTGCTTTACTTTGTAGGTGGTGCACGTGAAAAAGCCAAACCCTTTATTGAAAATTACTCCTTTTATCTTTTGTCAACATATTCTTTTGGCTGCTTagaatgtgacacccctaatttgaccccagtcgaaaagtggtttcgggaccacaaaatcgagtcataaaaataattagccgtcatattttatgtttattatatgtgaatatgaatgtgtgaaagttttaagcttcgatttagtaaattgcatgtgagtttagttaataggacttatgtgtgacatttttgaaatgtgataggttaatctataagggtctattaaagcatgtattgaaaataatggttttgcatgtcaaatacccttttTGTtaatagtggccgccatgatgatggcatatattaaaatatgtattaaattttagttaaatggttATTACTTTATATAAAAGATGAGAAaaaattttggttatgtttttgttcttcttgccgtgagcTAAAGGAAGAAAAAAGGGGGGAAAAGAAGCTAGGCATTCGGTCTTTTActtgcttaattaaggtaagttttaggtaaattctttgatattttatgaaattttagttgatggataggtctttgattgagcccatgtgtgaattttgatccttgtggtgatttgggcaTTCGGTTAAgataggaaacttagaagatgatttctattccttatgttttatgagttgggagcttaaattgaagttgaataaggggaatatgtgtattgaggattttaGTAATATGGAAATTCGGTTATGAGAGTGTGTGTGTGGTCacttgccgaatgtgggtgttaaggttagtaggttggcttaattcttgtattagaaatctatttgagaaattagataggctttgaatggttgaagtaatgaaattagaaactcatgaacttgatttaaatactttaaatttatggtagttaaatggaatagaaaggatctattcggccatggaggttaaacacattgttaaattgttgaatatatactttggttgttaatgaatattcggtCTTGTATGAATCTCATTAATAACATTTAGTTAGTTATTAGATTTGGTATAAAATACTTATTGAAATGGTGGAATTGGATGACTTACTTATGGATTTTAGTTATGAGAGTCTCTTGTAAGTAGAGCTAGAGGGTTTAAAGGGTGGTGTttaaaataaacatgtatatggaccctatgtatgtaccttgtaattttattgtaaacttttggtttaactcgtatccttattaattgctaaaatactagcttgtgtggaaaattttgtgtatgttttTATGTGCGAATGTGAGTTAAAGAAAATGGAGCTCACTATGTGTATCATGGTCAACCTTTGATAACTAATATGTCTTGATTCGTAAATTGAGTTAAAAGATTATATATGTTCGATCTAGCCTAAGCTAGGCTTGACTTGTAACATAGTAATGATTGACTGAATGTATATGTGTGAGATAGTGAGGATAATTGTATTTCTTGCTTTGATTAAGTGAAGTATATGAAGTTGATATacttaatttactcaattaagcttaagagcacatAGGGACAAtttcggataagagaaaaagctacctaaccgaatagtcgatctgtaatcgttcgacaaattccgaggtaagttcttaagtatttgagtttggttcctttgtaagttttaagtttttaaatgggatgaatatgaattaagtatatacgttaaggtcaatgacttttctaaatgatggcatatatgatattatgttttaaatatgtgaatgagaactttacagagtaaatttgtataaatctgcttgggacagcagcagtagtgtgttttggaaaaattaccataaattgtgggaattgagttaaaggctgaatagattatgtaattaaagcttgatgcgtctagtttcgtataaaagaaatcgagtaagtaaaggggttgccgataatgagattttttaaagttgtgtgagacagagtcagaatggctccgaaatcccctatccagtatttggaaaatcattataaattgtacaaaaatgattataagataagatttctattcttagactccttaatgagtctagtttcaaacaaaataaacgaaaacatattttgaattctatacaatgagaaattcaattcttagtgaagagtagtcagaatagtcaagcagtaaaataggggaaactttaagaaaaatctggtattgattagccaaaccaaaaattctgaaaattttgtggatagaagatatacgagtctattttcatgaaaaattaacggcacatcatttggagtttcgtagctccagttacaaataatttaacgactgttgctcaggaaaacagcttgtagagaatatgtgattatgttgtaaacattgataaaacttgttttagttgctcataagctattgattaaacccatacgtgaattctaatttgtgacattataaaatgatatatgagtgttagatggatctttgatattaaaattgtgaaattgtaagtttataagtattcgaatatgaaatgatagtatggcttgaaattgaattattcaatggaaaatgatagatgtagattcagccaagacaaagtgtatacatgaaagtttaTGTGGtatatgaagtatatttggataattgtgatgtgaatatatgaaaatttatattttgatttagaattttatgtgatgaatgtgaatgtgtatatatgagataaggccgaatggctaatgtgatgaacgtgaaagtgtatatatatattgtggccaaatgacaaactgtggaaggtgtgttttattagatatttgatgaggcaaatgaattacaaatatgatagtcgatgtgaatgttgtaacatgtgaataaatatgcatgaaactttgtgatgtaaatccgggatttaagacccgatgactatatgtggtgactatgtccgggttaagacccgctgacttcgtCTGGAGATtccatctgagctaaaggtctcgctgataatccgagtagagtttaaagctataagactttgcaataagaattgcttatgaatatattcaatgcgaaaggttaaacaggtatgtactccgagtttatatgtgagcttgatttgaactaaatcataaggtagttatgtgatgcatacgtgagcaatctatgagactattcctatgattatgtggcatcggattagtgtgaaaggttatgtgaaattatacaatatatctatgttacatgagctcacttttatgtgaaagtttatctgcctattgtatatgatgagatgtgcatattcggtaaagggatgatatacccaaaggaaaagtgaaataaaaatacgaacaaccatgttataatttgattgttatctgttgacactacttaaaacttactaagcattgtaatgcttactccgtttaccttgtttcctctgttttatagatctcatttggaagctactgcactcgggatcgtcaagaacttgttacactatcactatccaccgcttggtactgttatgttttgggttattttatggcatgtgtagaatagaccagtggcagaagaatattttggttaatgtatataagccatgcgaaaatggcatcttttaaatgtgtacttatagaagtttaaattgtatccctggttgtctttagtatttatctaaaggaatgttctttatttcaaaaaaaaaaaattcaaaatttttactgttctgatatgagtttcaagtccggtaatgcccctttacctattccggcgacggatacgggataggggtgttacatggaatttGGATGCATGTGGAGGTATAGTCTATATTAGAAGAATGTTTAAATCAATAACTctaccttttttcttttcttcttttttaaagACTCGCACCAAATGTGGCACATCTTGTTGAATACTACAATGCATGATTTTATGTATCTTGTTCCTaagaaatcaaaataaatttttggctACCTTTGCAATTCAAAGAAGCATCAAGCACTGCATTTTAATTAATACGAATCAATCAAGTCTTAAAGATGAGAAAAATTGTAGATGCAGAAAGCCCTTGTCTTAAGCTTTAATTTATTTCCTCCCAATTCAACCTCaataaatttcataacaattatatTCACACAGTTTCAATATTTATGGTAAAATGAAGcaatagaaaaaaaaatgtttaCGGTTTACTGTCACCATTTAAATCGATCCCTCTTCTCTCCCAAATAGTCCTTTGCACAAGTATGGGCGGCATTGAGAAACATGCAATTCAaccattttccaagccatttacAATACATAATCTTGTGTATTATGCTATCTCTTTCACCTTTGGTCTGTCAATTGGTATTCTATTTAGTTTACAGCTTAAAAGCAGCTCCCCACGGCCTCTTGTATTTTTTCAAGCTGCCTCCAATTTGGTCTCTAGTACTTCTCCACCAGTTCCACTACCGTCGCCAAGGAATGGCATTTTCAATTCTAGCACTGGTATTTCATTGAAAGAAGAATATCAATCTGTGATGCACGATATGAGTGACCAAGAGTTGTTACTGAGAGCATCTAGCAGGGTTCCAAAGATAGTTTTCATGTTCTTAACGGGAGGTCCACTTCCCTTGGCTCCATTGTGGGAAATTTTTTTCGAGGGACACCAAGGCTTTTATACAATCTACGTTCACTCACATCCTCGTTACAACCAAACAGTTCCTCAAACTTCCGTCTTCCATGGTCGAAGAATCCCCAGCCAGGTATAGTCTATATTTGTATGGTCGAAACGGGGTGCTTTTTGCATGAAACGTTGAATTAATGGGTGCTTTCTTTTTTTGGTGCGACATAGCCAGTGTATTGGGGAATTGCGACAATGATAGATGCAGAGAGACGACTCCTTGCAAATGCACTACTCGATCCATCCAATCAACGATTCGTTCTTCTATCGGATTCATGCATTTCGTTGTTCAACTTCACCACAATCTATGACTATCTCATCACTTCAACTCTAAGCTTCATAAGTGTATACGATGATCCAGGCAAAGATGGGCGGGGTCGTTACAATCCCCAAATATCACCTGTAATTAATGCCACCGATTGGCTAAAAGGGTCTCAATGGTTCGAAATGCACCGCGACATGGCCTTACACATTGTTTCCGATAAAACATATTATTCGGTTTTCAAACAATACTGTCGGCCACCTTGTTACAATGACGAACACTACATCGCTACAATGGTGAACATGTTGTATGGGAAGCTAAACTCCAATCGAAGCATTACGTGGGTTGATTGGTCCAGTGAAGGGGCTTATCCTAGGAAATATGGATATGCTGATATAAACCATGAGCTTTTGAGTCAAATACGATATGGATCGGAATGTATTTACAATGGGAATTCAACTTCAATGTGTTTCCTATTTGCTAGAAAGTTCCCACCATCTACCTTGAAGCCCTTGATGGGGTTGCTTCATTTTGAGTATTGATATTGTTCATTAACGATGCCAAATGTTGCCTACTGACATTAGCTGTTCACCTCAAAATTTCATAGCATAGGTTTGAATGGACAACTTTATTTGAGTTAATAATGATTTTTATTATTACCAATGCTTAGTGAATTGTAAATATATTTAAATGTCAATTGCAAATGttgatttcattttaatttattgtaAAATTTCACCTATTTATTTTACAACATCTAACTTAACACTGATTTAGTTTTATCAATATAAAGAAAAGcaaaacaatataaaataaaagtgaaaCGACAACGACgaagtaataaatatatatatatatacatatatatatatataaacctttATGGAAAATGGAAAATGTTGATGGACACAAGGTTGGGtctaaaaagaattttaaaatttcaaatttaaaaatccaTGCATGTTCACTTGATATAACAAATTCagatcaaaaaataattttttcaaatcAGTGTTTAAAGGAAACTGAACacacttttgaaaaaaaaaaagaaaaaagaaattcaacttttttcaaatatatattggcAACCGTAAGTGCTCCGCCACTGAAAATCGGAAACTTGAATTCTCCGGCGATGAAAGCTTGCCGGACATGAAAATGAAACAGAAGAAACGGAGAAGAAAGAAGAACAATCATTTTTGGAAATTCGATTAAATAATGGAGAAAAAATTTCTTGAATTTTATAATGAAATTCATTCACGGGTTAATGTCATGGAGTCCTTTGGTATTTTTTGGTTATTAAAGATTGCAGCATTTTAAATTTATGTTGTTCCCttcagattttttatttttttgaaaatgttcAACACTGAAAAGAGGAAAACTATTTTAAAACCGTGGGCtatatttttttcccttttaatttaaATGATTGACTGAATATCAATAGTAAAACCACTCAAAAAAATCATGGCTAATTTTGAGAATAGTACAATACCggcaaatttttataaatatgttaaaaaaaataattgagaaagtagcttgaaaattttaaaatttatcaatttatgttgtttttggagagagaaagaaaaacacGTTTTATAGAGCGTGTTTTCACTACCATATCATTGAAAACGTGCCCTATAGGATGCATTTTTAAGAGAGAGAATAAAAATGCGTTCTATAAGGCCCTGTAGGAAATTAAAAGTTTGTATATTTATGTTTGTCCATGTTTGAGATAGACATAATTATAGTTTTAAGGAATGTTTGAATTTACGGTGGTGCCATAGAGCTGGGTGACTTACAAATTTTATTTACCATGTGAATATGAAGCCGACACTCAGGAAGTTGAATCGTGTTGCAACTCAAGGTCCTAGTTGGCGATGATTATACGGTTTGGGGTTGAAGTGTAATTAGGGCTTCAAGTTTACAAATGTTATGATGTCAAATGATTGAGCATAAATGAGGCCTAGTTGACAGTGGCTATGCAGGCATGACAACCAGTTTTCTCTCGTCAGAGGAGGATGCTTTATACCCTGCAGGGAGCGTTTTTTCTCTGGCCATTTCAATCACCAAACTTGATTGCTTCTGAAACCTACAACTCGGGATAAACTTGATTGGGGAAAATGTAGAAATCACGAATTCAATGACTTCAGTGTGTCCACACAACCCAGGAGCATCAATGAGAAGAGCTAATTAAATTACTAACTCATGTAGTGAAAATACTAACTTATTCGTTTATTCATTAATTTTTTCTATAAAGTGtaagttaatattaattattaaagtaATATATATTACAATACTCAAGCCAAAGTTATAATCTTTTTCCAAACCTTGTGAGCAATTATTTGCTTTCTCAAAATATTGTACTTAACAAACGGACGGagaaaaacttaaatgaaaaagtaacataaataattgtaaattttaaactcaCAATATGATATGGCACAAAAAAAAccaatttaataaatttgtttAGTATATTGTAAATAAGTATACATTTGAGATGTAAAACAAAGTATACAATTTGGaaacattaaaaataacataatcatCGGCGTCTCGAATATATGCCACAACCGGGTGGGCGTTAGGCATGCCTAAGGTTCTATCTCACTATTTAAATTGGTGGCTCCTCATCGACTTCGTCTTGATCTTCACGTGCATGTCGGGGTTGATCACACCAATTATCTCCTTCTGATTGAGTTGGCGGTTGCAAGGATGACCTACCTTGATAGAACACCGATGTTGGGGGTGTTTGCAACACTATCTATCGacagatgactattttgtgttgaATGGGCCTATTGCAGATAAATGGTGGGAATTGTCAGCGATATCAGATGCGTCAATGTTGCTGGCAGGATAGGCATGTAATATGATGTTGGGGTGGCGATTGTGCAAAATAAATTCTTGGAGAAGATGTTGATACATGGAATGATTGCGTGTGTTGTGGTGCTTGTGGAAAATAAACTGGTGTTGAATGTGTTGATGTAGAGAATGATTGCGTGTGATGTGATGCTTGTGTAAAATAAACTGGAGCTGAAGGTGTTGATGTGGGGAATATTTCGTGTGCGTATTGTGATGGTTGTATCAAATAAACTAGATTGGAACAAAAAATAAATGAACCATACTAGCCGGGAGGTTGCACGGCAATTGAGTCCTCCGATGCAAATAGAGTAGatgttttcaaaaaatttaaagaatatttatcttaattcaaataaagtaaaataatattACTTGGTTTCGTCTAGATTataaatgtaatatttattgtattttaactttataaaatatattttttatataatatattgcTTTTTTAGTACAATATGGGAATAAGAGAGGAGGATGACACAGTTCAAATCTAAGTCAAATAAGTATTTGACAAGAATTTTAATCATTGTTCCGCATAAGTCAAGACTTTACAACGATATATTTCTAAATCTAAATTTTATAcaacattatttttaaaatttataatcttACAAATTAATTTGTTTACTCTTATTTTATATAaccaaaatttattattatttgattctaAAGAAATAGGAATTATAATTCAATTATTTAGTTAGaaatttatatttgaatataacataaaattcataaaataattagagGAGTtgtttttagaaaataataaaaatttttagTGAGGTGATATGATAAATACATATTAATTAATTCTTTCTCATGCCATTTGCCAACTTGTAGATTAGAAATTGAAGGTCCGCCTCCCTCATTAATGTGCATCTCAACTCCTTAATAATTCGTGGGTCTCCTTGCTATAAGAGAAACAGAAAAATTGGTGAAGATAAAGGAAAGGGAAAAATGCTTAATGAAAATTTAAggatataacttttaattaatgtTGTTGCGTATCCAAACCTTAATCTATCAAGACTTGAGGAATTCAGTTCATTTTTTCCACCAAATATACAATTATTCTCTATCTACGTTTCTTCGGATTTAATTTCCCCCCATTTTAACTCACTTTtggattaatatttaatttttcacaTTAAAGCAGATAGTTTCATTCATACTTTTATATATCatgaattttataattattattatataaaacatCTGAAATCAAATTTTGGGTGGTTTGAAAAATGGAAAGGgataaatgaattttaatttggtataatgatatatatgaaatttttattttgattcaattacatttaaataaatgaatacatatatttatttttatattcaattAATATACTTGTTTGTGTATGTAATATATCAATGTAAAATAATACTAATTCAATAATATTGTTAATGATTGTAAAAATTGAATCAAACTAAAATATCATGTATAAAATAGCACAACATGAAAATTCTTATATAAAATTACGCATTGtatcaaaatttatgtataattttgataCTTTTTTGGTGTGTGAATTGAATACAACACTAATTGcaacaattaataatttttttttggtgatTTAGTGAATTACAATAACAGGGTAAAGTCCGAATAACAAACGCGGCTAGCGCGACTCAAACTCATATCACACCTAGGGCGGTGAACACCTTTAACCATCAGGCCATCACATAGAGTttcaataattaatatttttcatcaattatacataattttgattgatataataataaattaattctttcatatttaaatcatgttaatttagttttgattctaaaaaGAATGTCGAAAAATgtataaagttttaaaaattctaaaatcatCAAAAAGAATTTATCtatcaattttttataaaatcgacggacaatattaatattataattaattattcttaataactcacatttgaaattaaaaaaaagaagaagataaaattGGTCCAGAGAAGGACTAATTCAGTtaaaatcaaaattgaaaggaaaacaaatcCCAGAAAAGttgaaatataaaaatagttGAGAGGCATAATGGGAGATTCCTATACAAAATCCATTAGGCTTTAATCCTTAGTGGACCCATAAATAATTGAAAATGGGGGTATTATGTGGAACAATTTCAGCGAGGAATGTTGATAAGACGGGGCAGTGTCTGTCCGGACCTATTACGCAGCCTGCTTTATCACATCACTCCGTCCTACTCGATGAACCCAATTTTGGAAAATCAACGTCCAAGGATTAAAAACGCAATTATTCatattactttttattatatagTACATGAGTAGTAAACAATGAACTTGACAGAGTCGTATGGGCCATTTTTTAACTGACAATCCAGCTAATAAGAACTTAATAAAGATTAGCTATATATACAGATTGTTTCTGACATCAAACCTCACACAAATCTTTTAATTTCAGTTTTTCTTTTTGATCCAAAAACCAAATAAAATCCCTCCCCCCTCCCCCTTTATTTGTCTTGACGTCTTCTTTCCTGGGTTTAAATCTGTTGTTGCTCTGGTGACTGATCATCGCCGGTTGTATTCGGTTGCACACCAATGGGAGACAAGTATTTGCAGCAGTTCTTGGATGAAACCACTTGGTACAATCACATTGTTTTGGGATACCTTTTGCCTACAAATCTATGGTACCCACTTCCCCATTTCTTGCAGACATGGCTACGAAACTACCTTGCTGGGACTTTGCTTTACCTCATCTCTGGTTTCCTTTGGTGCTTCTATATTTACTACTTGAAACGCAATGTCTATGTTCCCAAAGGTATTCTTTTGTGATTTTAAATCTGGGTTGGGTTTAATTATTGATGGTTTGGTGTTGATCTTAAATCGTTTTCATTCTAGCTGTTGTTTTTTATTTGAGATTGTTTTGAATCTGGAATTTCAtcagtgatttttcaatttgGGAGTTGAATCAATGATGAAATATATGGATCGATTGCATTATGATCATTGTGGAGAATATTATGAGCCTAAAAGAATCTTACTCTTATCCTGTCTATATGGATTACATAATCTCAAAAGCTATTAGGTTCCAAACAACACACTACACCTAGGTTAGTTGTAAACTATGTTAGTGTAGGAGCCTTTACTTATTATATCATCAATGCACTTGTTGCAGATGCTATCCCCACAAATAAAGCCATGCTCTTGCAAATTTATGTTGCTATGAAGGCCATGCCATGGTACTGTGCTCTTCCATCTCTTTCCGAATACATGATTGAAAATGGCTGGACAAAATGTTATGATAGAGTAGGTGAGGTCGGCTGGCTTCCACACTTACTATATTTGTCTCTTTATCTCGTATTTGTGGAGTTTGGGATTTACTGGATGCACAGAGAATTGCATGATATAAAACCATTATACAAGTACCTTCATGCAACTCATCACATCTACAACAAGCAGAATACACTTTCTCCATTTGCTGGTAAGTTTCTTATCTGCGTACTTCACTTGGTTTATAGTTGCTTCCACTGCCTAAACACATTTTGG belongs to Gossypium arboreum isolate Shixiya-1 chromosome 7, ASM2569848v2, whole genome shotgun sequence and includes:
- the LOC108477070 gene encoding glycosyltransferase BC10-like, which gives rise to MGGIEKHAIQPFSKPFTIHNLVYYAISFTFGLSIGILFSLQLKSSSPRPLVFFQAASNLVSSTSPPVPLPSPRNGIFNSSTGISLKEEYQSVMHDMSDQELLLRASSRVPKIVFMFLTGGPLPLAPLWEIFFEGHQGFYTIYVHSHPRYNQTVPQTSVFHGRRIPSQPVYWGIATMIDAERRLLANALLDPSNQRFVLLSDSCISLFNFTTIYDYLITSTLSFISVYDDPGKDGRGRYNPQISPVINATDWLKGSQWFEMHRDMALHIVSDKTYYSVFKQYCRPPCYNDEHYIATMVNMLYGKLNSNRSITWVDWSSEGAYPRKYGYADINHELLSQIRYGSECIYNGNSTSMCFLFARKFPPSTLKPLMGLLHFEY
- the LOC108489860 gene encoding delta(7)-sterol-C5(6)-desaturase-like, which gives rise to MGDKYLQQFLDETTWYNHIVLGYLLPTNLWYPLPHFLQTWLRNYLAGTLLYLISGFLWCFYIYYLKRNVYVPKDAIPTNKAMLLQIYVAMKAMPWYCALPSLSEYMIENGWTKCYDRVGEVGWLPHLLYLSLYLVFVEFGIYWMHRELHDIKPLYKYLHATHHIYNKQNTLSPFAGLAFHPVDGILQAVPHVIALFIIPTHFTTHVGLLFLEAIWTANIHDCIHGKLWPVMGAGYHTIHHTTYRHNYGHYTIWMDWMLGTLRDPSDEEGKKVT